In Vigna angularis cultivar LongXiaoDou No.4 chromosome 8, ASM1680809v1, whole genome shotgun sequence, one DNA window encodes the following:
- the LOC108344018 gene encoding uncharacterized protein LOC108344018: MVGKLVSGVIEGTFNAGYLLNVKVANTDAVLRGLVFVPGHFSPVSVENDVAPHVKMIKRKEIHIPVVNPHAEIHGSSVPSSVQFNKQPFEPELRVPVSEELVPPTDIHSSISEVPENQCASTLIAISISSGGIPQGTSEPRHVNQSTSIMSEFDHDKTIKQDETLHELDAYRQVKESDVDGGETKDSEAASKLINLVPSIDNTNKEIGTGQQVVPCVHHPVTELLVCEEI; this comes from the coding sequence ATGGTAGGGAAGTTAGTTAGTGGTGTCATTGAAGGAACTTTTAATGCTGGATATCTTCTTAATGTTAAGGTAGCAAACACTGATGCTGTTTTAAGAGGCCTGGTGTTTGTACCAGGTCACTTTTCACCTGTTTCTGTAGAAAACGACGTGGCTCCACATGTCAAAATGATCAAAAGGAAAGAGATTCATATTCCAGTTGTTAACCCACATGCAGAGATACATGGCTCTTCTGTTCCCTCATCAGTACAATTCAACAAACAACCTTTTGAGCCAGAATTACGGGTACCTGTGTCTGAAGAGCTAGTGCCACCAACTGATATTCATTCTAGCATCTCAGAAGTACCTGAGAATCAATGTGCCTCTACTTTGATAGCCATTTCAATTTCCAGTGGAGGAATTCCACAGGGGACATCTGAACCTAGACATGTGAATCAGTCCACGTCTATCATGTCAGAGTTTGATCATGACAAAACGATCAAACAAGATGAAACACTTCATGAACTTGATGCCTACAGACAGGTAAAAGAATCTGATGTGGATGGTGGAGAAACAAAAGACTCAGAAGCAGCATCTAAACTCATCAACCTGGTTCCATCAATTGACAACACCAATAAGGAGATCGGAACTGGACAGCAGGTTGTTCCTTGTGTACATCATCCTGTTACTGAGCTCTTGGTATGTGAAGAAATATAA
- the LOC108345339 gene encoding U-box domain-containing protein 21, whose amino-acid sequence MVLGWRRRKGNRKQSKGGKPVMELVVPNHFRCPISLDTMKDPVTLSTGITYDRENVERWFEEGNITCPVTNQVVRNFDMIPNHSLRMMIQDWCVENRQHGVERIPTPRIPISPIEVDELLMQVKNSARGLDQYGCLELVQKMKKWGEESERNKRCIVDNGAPGALASSFDAFANDSVERNVVVLEEILAALNWMFPLQLEAQKSLGSLASLRCMVWFLKHQDLSGKEKSIVALRELLSFGDVQHVEALSHIEGVNELLVEFINKRVSPTITKASLRVVWYMVSSSSNCSEKMKLAFVELGLVSCLLDILIESEKSRYEKALAILDSLFSCEEGRNKGCGNDLTVPLLVKKILRVSPLTTDYSVSALWKLCKFGEKDEGRTLLEALQVGAFQKLLLVLQVGCGDETKEKATELLKLMNPYRAELECIDSDYKNVKRSF is encoded by the coding sequence ATGGTGTTGGGATGGAGGAGGAGGAAGGGAAACAGAAAGCAAAGCAAAGGTGGGAAACCCGTGATGGAGTTGGTGGTTCCGAACCACTTCAGATGTCCAATTTCTCTTGACACGATGAAGGATCCTGTGACACTGTCAACCGGGATAACCTACGACAGGGAGAATGTGGAGAGGTGGTTTGAAGAAGGGAACATCACATGTCCGGTTACCAACCAGGTTGTGAGAAACTTTGACATGATTCCAAACCACTCTCTCAGGATGATGATCCAAGATTGGTGTGTGGAGAATAGGCAACATGGGGTGGAGAGGATTCCGACACCAAGAATACCAATCAGCCCAATTGAGGTTGATGAGCTTCTGATGCAAGTGAAGAACTCGGCAAGGGGTTTGGACCAATACGGCTGTCTTGAATTGGtgcagaaaatgaagaaatgggGTGAGGAGAGTGAGAGGAACAAGAGGTGCATAGTGGATAATGGAGCACCTGGGGCATTGGCTTCATCGTTTGATGCATTTGCCAATGACTCGGTGGAGAGAAACGTGGTGGTTCTTGAGGAGATTCTTGCAGCTCTGAATTGGATGTTTCCACTTCAACTTGAGGCACAAAAGTCCTTGGGATCTTTGGCTTCTCTAAGGTGCATGGTTTGGTTCTTGAAGCACCAAGATCTCTCAGGGAAAGAGAAGTCCATTGTGGCATTGAGAGAGCTTCTTTCATTCGGTGATGTACAGCATGTGGAGGCTTTGTCACATATTGAAGGGGTGAATGAGCTCTTGGTGGAGTTCATCAACAAGAGGGTCAGTCCAACCATCACAAAGGCTTCATTGAGGGTGGTTTGGTACATGGTCTCATCCTCTTCAAATTGCAGTGAGAAAATGAAATTGGCATTTGTTGAACTGGGTTTGGTTTCTTGTTTGCTTGACATTCTGATTGAGTCAGAGAAGAGCAGGTACGAGAAGGCTTTGGCCATTTTGGACTCTCTGTTCAGCTGTGAAGAAGGAAGAAACAAAGGGTGTGGGAATGATCTAACAGTTCCTCTTTTGGTGAAGAAAATTCTGAGAGTTTCACCTTTGACCACAGACTATTCTGTCTCTGCCCTTTGGAAGCTTTGCAAGTTTGGTGAAAAAGACGAAGGAAGAACCCTTCTTGAGGCCCTTCAAGTCGGTGCCTTTCAGAAGCTCTTGCTGGTTTTGCAAGTTGGTTGTGGTGATGAAACCAAGGAGAAAGCAACAGAACTTCTCAAGTTGATGAATCCTTACAGGGCTGAATTGGAATGCATAGACTCAGATTACAAGAATGTTAAGAGATCATTTTAA